From the Cryptomeria japonica chromosome 2, Sugi_1.0, whole genome shotgun sequence genome, one window contains:
- the LOC131041525 gene encoding PHD finger protein ALFIN-LIKE 4, translating to MEGGLSPRSVDDVFKDFKGRRAGLIKALTTEVSDFYQKCDPEKENLCLYGLPSEEWEVNLPAEEVPPELPEPALGINFARDGMQDKDWLALVAVHSDSWLLAVAYYFGARFGFDKNERKRLFNLINELPTIFEVVSGTAKKQAKEKSSITNNSSTKSKPNPKMQHVSESHTKASRLPPKVEDDTPDEEDDEEHGEAACAACGTSGDPDEFWIFCDHCEKWYHGRCVRMTPARAEHIKQYKCPNCSKRARV from the exons ATGGAGGGTGGATTGAGCCCTCGCTCTGTGGATGATGTGTTCAAGGATTTTAAGGGCCGGCGAGCTGGACTCATCAAGGCCCTCACCACCG AGGTTTCGgatttttaccaaaaatgtgatcCAG AAAAGGAGAACCTGTGTCTATATGGTCTCCCAAGTGAAGAGTGGGAAGTGAATTTACCTGCTGAGGAGGTGCCACCTGAACTTCCTGAGCCTGCTCTGGGTATCAATTTTGCAAGAGATGGCATGCAGGACAAGGACTGGCTTGCACTGGTGGCAGTTCATAGTGATTCATGGTTACTTGCAGTTGCCTATTATTTTGGTGCACGGTTTGGGTTCGACAAAAATGAAAG GAAGCGTCTTTTCAACCTGATCAATGAACTTCCAACTATATTTGAGGTAGTGAGTGGAACTGCAAAGAAGCAAGCAAAAGAGAAATCAAGTATAACAAATAATAGTAGCACTAAAAGCAAGCCTAATCCGAAAATG CAACATGTTTCTGAATCACACACAAAAGCATCGAGATTGCCACCTAAGGTTGAGGATGACACACCTGATGAAGAGGATGACGAAGAACATGGTGAAGCAGCCTGTGCAGCTTGTGGAACCTCTGGAGATCCTGATGAGTTTTGGATATTTTGTGACCATTGCGAGAAATGGTACCATGGAAGATGCGTGAGGATGACACCTGCAAGAGCAGAACATATCAAACAGTATAAATGTCCAAATTGCAGTAAAAGGGCTCGTGTTTGA